The region GGACATCTGGCGGCCTCCCTTTATTCCCTGCTGGACCACAGCAGGAACATCCCCCGGATGGACGTATATATCCTGTCCGTGGGAATGAGTGAGGCTTACCTTGAACGCCTGGCCTCTGTTGCGGGAAAATTCAGCCGCAGCCTTCATGTGGCGGAGCTGGGAAAACTGAGGGATCGGTTTGACTATGAGGTGGATACCAGGGGATTTGATATAAGCGCCATGGGGCGCCTCTTTGCCCCCAGGGTGCTGCCGGACTGCGTAAGAAAGGCTCTGTATCTGGACTGCGATACCATTGTGAACGGAAGCATCCGTCCCCTGTATGAGACAGAGCTTGGAAGCCATCTGGTGGGTATGGTGATGGAGCCCACGGTTTACAGGGAGATGAAGGAATCCATCGGCATGGAAAAGGATGAGCCTTACTATAATTCCGGAGTCCTGCTCATGGACCTGGAGGCGTGGAGAAACCAGGATGTGCTGGGGCAGCTGCTGGAATTTTACAGAAGCCATCAGGGCAGCCTATTTGCCTGTGACCAGGATACCATTAACGGCGCGCTGAGAGGCAGAATCATCACGCTGCCGGTCCGGTATAATTATTTTACCAACTACCGGTATTTCAGGTACAGGACCCTGGTGAACATGTGCGGGGCATACCGGGCAGTGGGGGAGGACGAGTACAGGCAGGCGGGAAAGGCCCCTGTCATCATTCATTATCTGGGAGACGAGAGGCCCTGGATAGCCGGCAGCCACAACCATTTCAGAAGGCTCTATGAGTATTATCTGGATAAGACTCCCTGGAAGGGAACCCCAAAACAGGAGGGAAAGAGGCTGTACATGCACATGTGGTGGGTGTTTAACCATGTGAGCCTTATCTGCCCTGCCTTCCGGCTGTGGATCAGCCGCAGGCTGGGGATGAGGCTGGTGGACAGCCGAAGGAAGCAGAAGGCTTTTGGAAGCGGGAAATGATATGGATAAGATAAGCATGATTATATTGAACTATAATGACTGCCGCACCACCCTGTCACTGGTAGATGAGGTCAGGGATTATGAGTGCCTGGACTGCGTGGTGGTGGTGGACAACCACTCATCCGATGATTCATGGAAGCTCCTCCGGACACTGAATGGCAGCGGAAAGGTCCACGCGCTTCGGCTGGAGCAAAACGGCGGCTACGGCATGGGAAACCAGGAGGGAATCAATTACGCCGTAAGCTGTCTGGAGGCAGACTATGTAATCATTGCCAACCCGGACATTCATGTGACGCCGCGCTGCATCCGGCGGGTAAAGGATGCACTGGACAAGACCCAGGGCGCGGTGGCTGCCTCAGCCAGGGTGAAGGACCCGCAGGGGGGAGAACTGTTTTCCTACTGGACCCTCCTTCCTCTGTGGAAGGACCTGCTGGATACGGGTTTGGTTACCAGACGTCTGTTTAAGGCCATGCTGAATACGCCTTCCTACAGGCTTGCGTATGCGGGGGATGAGGACTGCCGCCTGGTGGATGCGGTTCCCGGGTCCTTTTTTATGTTAAAGACAGGCCTTCTCACGCCGGGGGAAATAAAAGAAGTATTTGACAAACACATCTTTTTGTATTATGAAGAAAAGGTGCTGGGACAGAAGTTCAGGAAAATGGGTCTGAAGACCGTGCTGGTAACGGATGAGTCCTATGTCCATGCCCATTCTGTCAGCATTGACAAAAGCTTTAAACGGATCGTGGATAAGCAGAGGCTGCTTCACAGGAGCAAGCTGTATTACTATAAGGAGTATCTGGGAACCGGCCCGGCAGGCATGGCGGCAGCCAGGGCTGTTTTGGGACTCGTCCTGGCAGAGGTGTGGTTTCTGACCGTGGTGTGCAGGATGCGGTGGTAGGGCGGTGCGGGGAGGCGGGATTTGAGACGCAGGACGGCGCGCTGAGGCAGGCCTTGAGATGCATAGCGGCCTGCAGAAAGGACAAAATGACGTATGAACGGACAGGAAGATAAAGAGAAGGAGATACTGGTTACCCGGTCCTCCCTTCCTTCTTACGAAGAATATATAGAGATGATAAAACCCATATGGGACAGCGCATGGCTGACTAATATGGGGGATTTCCACAAACAGCTGGAAAAGGAGCTTAAGGAGTACATGGGAATCCGGAACATGGTGCTGTTTGTAAACGGGCACATGGCCCTGGAAATGGCCATCCAGGCCCTGGAGCTGACCGGCGAGGTGATTACCACCCCCTTCAGCTTTGCGTCCACCACCCATGCCATTGTGCGCAATAACCTGACCCCGGTATTCTGCGACATCAATCCGGAGGATTTCACCATGGACCCGGAAAAAATCGAGGCACTTATCACGGATAAGACCTCGGCTATTATGCCGGTCCATGTGTATGGAAACCTGTGCGATGTGGAGCGCATTGAGGCAATAGCCAGGAAACACGGGCTGAAGGTGATATACGATGCGGCCCACACCTTTGGGGAGCGGTATAAAGGAAAAAGCGTGGCCGAGTTTGGGGATGCCAGTATTTTCAGCTTTCATGCCACCAAGGTGTTTAACTCCATTGAAGGGGGAGCGGTAACCTTTAAGGAGGACTGGATGGAGCACCGTCTGAACTGCCTTAAGAATTTTGGGATTGTGGACCAGGACCATGTGGTATGGGTTGGCGGGAACGCCAAGATGAATGAATTCCAGGCAGCCATGGGACTGTGCAACCTGCATCATCTGGACCGGGAGATAGGGAAGCGCAAGAAGGTGGTGGAACGTTATCTGTCCGGCCTGGCGGGCGTGCCGGGTATTAAGCTGCCATCCTTCAAAGAAGGGCTTACGCCCAATTATGCCTATTTTCCTGTGCTCTTTGAAGGCTTTAAGGCTGACCGGGACCAGGTATACGACTGCCTGGCAGGGCACAGAATATACCCGAGAAAATATTTTTATCCCCTGATTAATGATTTCCAGTGTTATGAGGGCAGATTTTCCTCCAAGGATACGCCGGTGGCAGCCTATGTGGCGGACCGTGTGCTGACGCTGCCATGCTATGCAGACCTGGAGCTGGAGGATGTGGACCGTATCTGCGGCATTATCAGGGGGATGTAGGAGACGAACATGGATAAGGTACTGCTGGTGATACCGGCTTTTAATGAGGAAAAAAATATAGAGAGGGTGGTGGAGGACCTGGTCCGGGGCTTTCCGTATCTGGATTATGTGGTGGTAAATGACGGTTCCAGGGACAGCACAGCCAAAATCTGCAGGGATAAGGGATATAATCTTCTGGACCTGCCGGTGAATCTGGGATTGGCCGGATGCTTCCAGGCCGGTATGAAATACGCCTACAGGAAGGGGTACCGCTACGCCGTCCAGTTTGACGGAGACGGACAGCACAGGCCAGAGTACATTGAGGCCATGAGACAGAAGATGGAGGAAGGGTATGACATTGTCATAGGCTCCCGGTTTGTAACGGAGAAAAAGGGATGGTCGGTCAGGATGATTGGAAGCAGAATCATAGGCAGCGCCATCCGGCTTACCACCGGAACAAGGGTGACGGATCCCACTTCGGGCATGCGCATGTTTAACCGGAGGATGATAGAGGAATTCGCCCTTAACCTGAATTACGGACCGGAGCCGGACACGGTTTCCTTCCTGATCAAACAGGGAGCCAGGGTAGCGGAGCTGCAGGTGACCATTGACGAAAGGCTGGAGGGGGAGAGCTATTTAAAACCGCTGACAGCCGTCCACTATATGGCCAGGATGCTGATTTCCATACTTATGATTCAGAATTTCAGGAAACGCTAGTATTTTCCGGCTATCCTCCGGAGCTTGGAGAACGTTATGAAGAATCTGACGAAACATTTATTATATAAAGGAACGGATATCGGACGGCAGAACGTGGTCTGGAATATTGCAGGGAGTTTTGTCTATGCATTGGCCAGCATGGTTCTGTCTTTTCTGGTCATACGGGTGGTGGGAGACGACCAGGGAGGTATCTTTTCCTTCGGATTTTCCACTCTGGGACAGCAGATGTTCATTGTAGCTTATTTTGGTATCCGTCCCTTCCAGATTACGGACGGAACAGGCGAGTATTCCTTTGGGGATTATCTGGAGCACAGGAACATAACATGTATTATGGCTCTGGCGGCAGGGGCCGTGTTCCTCACCTTCATGCACGGCATGGGGCGTTACACGGCGGACAAATGCATGATTCTCATTTTGCTTGTCATATACAAGGTAATAGATGGGTATGCTGATGTATATGAGTCGGAATTTCAGCGCCAGGGAAGCCTGTATCTTACGGGAAAATCCAATTTTTTCCGAACTCTTTTTTCGGTCAGCGTATTTCTGGTGACGCTGGCGGCATTTGAACACCTTTTGTTCTCCTGTCTGGCCGCGGTGGCTGCCCAGGCAGCGGGAATCGCGCTGTTTAACCTGGATGTTATCCACGCCCTGCCGTCGGTGGACTGGAACAAGGGGGAGAGGAAGACGGGAAGGCTGTTTAAAAGCACCTTATTCCTGTTTATATCGGCCTTTCTGGACTTTTATGTGTTCTCCGCTGCCAAATATGCCATTGACGCCAGGATGAACGATGCTGCGTCGGGATACTTTAACTTGATTTTTATGCCCACCTCTGTTATTTATATGGTAGCCAATTTTGTAATCAGGCCCTTTCTGACCAGGCTTACAAACTTGTGGACCGGAAAGGACTATGACTGCTTTAAGAAGGAGCTCAGGAACATCGGCGCCATCATCCTGGGACTTACGGTGCTGGCAGTGGGGGCTGCTGCTGTTTTGGGAAAATGGGTGCTGTCCGTGATGGAGATGATTCTTGGAAGAGGTTATGAAGGAAGGCTGGTCAGCTATTACGGGGCTTTCATCATCATTGTGCTGGGAGGAGGGTTCTATGCCCTGGCCAATCTGATGTATTATGCTCTTGTAATCATGCGCAGACAGAAGGCCATATTTGCCGTATATCTGGCAGCCGCGGCTGCAGCAGCGGTATTATCCGGCTTTCTGGTATCAAAATTTGGGATTAATGGTGCGGCGGGCTGCTATCTGCTGCTCATGATGGGATTAGTGACGGGCTTCGGCCTGCATACGGCGGGCGCCTGTCAGAGTGAGAAAAAGGAGAATACCGGTAATGGAGGAAGTAACACGTAACACAGAGATAACGGATGGCCGGGAGAGAAAGCGCGTGCTGCGGGTGGATGTAATCATACCCACCTACAAGCCCGGAAAGAAGTTTTCCAGGCTTTTAAAGATGCTTTCCATGCAGACCTATCCCATAGGCAAAATCATTGTCATGAATACAGAGAAGGCCTACTGGAATGAAAAGGGCTTTGAGGGAATCGGCAATCTGGAAGTGCACCATCTGTCCAAGGAGGAATTTGACCATGGAGCCACCAGAAACAGGGGGGCCCGCTACAGCAGGGCGGATATCATGGTATTTATGACAGACGACGCGGTTCCGGCCGATGAAAGGCTGATTGAGCATCTGACGGCTGCCTTTGACAAGAGGGGGCCCGGCGGGGAGTCGGTCATCATGGCCTATGCCAGGCAGCTGCCGGATAAGGACTGCGCCATGGCGGAGCGCTTTACCCGTTCCTTTAATTATCCGGAGGACAGCTGCATAAAGACCAAGGAGGACCTGGGAAGAATGGGCATCAAGACCTTTTTTGCCTCCAATGTATGCTGCGCCTATGACAGGGAGAAGTTCTGGTTCCAGGGCGGTTTCATTCATAAGACCATATTCAACGAGGATATGATATTTGCA is a window of Enterocloster clostridioformis DNA encoding:
- a CDS encoding glycosyltransferase family 8 protein, encoding MDWNTETVNIIYASNDGYAGHLAASLYSLLDHSRNIPRMDVYILSVGMSEAYLERLASVAGKFSRSLHVAELGKLRDRFDYEVDTRGFDISAMGRLFAPRVLPDCVRKALYLDCDTIVNGSIRPLYETELGSHLVGMVMEPTVYREMKESIGMEKDEPYYNSGVLLMDLEAWRNQDVLGQLLEFYRSHQGSLFACDQDTINGALRGRIITLPVRYNYFTNYRYFRYRTLVNMCGAYRAVGEDEYRQAGKAPVIIHYLGDERPWIAGSHNHFRRLYEYYLDKTPWKGTPKQEGKRLYMHMWWVFNHVSLICPAFRLWISRRLGMRLVDSRRKQKAFGSGK
- a CDS encoding glycosyltransferase family 2 protein produces the protein MDKISMIILNYNDCRTTLSLVDEVRDYECLDCVVVVDNHSSDDSWKLLRTLNGSGKVHALRLEQNGGYGMGNQEGINYAVSCLEADYVIIANPDIHVTPRCIRRVKDALDKTQGAVAASARVKDPQGGELFSYWTLLPLWKDLLDTGLVTRRLFKAMLNTPSYRLAYAGDEDCRLVDAVPGSFFMLKTGLLTPGEIKEVFDKHIFLYYEEKVLGQKFRKMGLKTVLVTDESYVHAHSVSIDKSFKRIVDKQRLLHRSKLYYYKEYLGTGPAGMAAARAVLGLVLAEVWFLTVVCRMRW
- a CDS encoding DegT/DnrJ/EryC1/StrS family aminotransferase, with the translated sequence MNGQEDKEKEILVTRSSLPSYEEYIEMIKPIWDSAWLTNMGDFHKQLEKELKEYMGIRNMVLFVNGHMALEMAIQALELTGEVITTPFSFASTTHAIVRNNLTPVFCDINPEDFTMDPEKIEALITDKTSAIMPVHVYGNLCDVERIEAIARKHGLKVIYDAAHTFGERYKGKSVAEFGDASIFSFHATKVFNSIEGGAVTFKEDWMEHRLNCLKNFGIVDQDHVVWVGGNAKMNEFQAAMGLCNLHHLDREIGKRKKVVERYLSGLAGVPGIKLPSFKEGLTPNYAYFPVLFEGFKADRDQVYDCLAGHRIYPRKYFYPLINDFQCYEGRFSSKDTPVAAYVADRVLTLPCYADLELEDVDRICGIIRGM
- a CDS encoding glycosyltransferase family 2 protein produces the protein MDKVLLVIPAFNEEKNIERVVEDLVRGFPYLDYVVVNDGSRDSTAKICRDKGYNLLDLPVNLGLAGCFQAGMKYAYRKGYRYAVQFDGDGQHRPEYIEAMRQKMEEGYDIVIGSRFVTEKKGWSVRMIGSRIIGSAIRLTTGTRVTDPTSGMRMFNRRMIEEFALNLNYGPEPDTVSFLIKQGARVAELQVTIDERLEGESYLKPLTAVHYMARMLISILMIQNFRKR
- a CDS encoding lipopolysaccharide biosynthesis protein, which produces MKNLTKHLLYKGTDIGRQNVVWNIAGSFVYALASMVLSFLVIRVVGDDQGGIFSFGFSTLGQQMFIVAYFGIRPFQITDGTGEYSFGDYLEHRNITCIMALAAGAVFLTFMHGMGRYTADKCMILILLVIYKVIDGYADVYESEFQRQGSLYLTGKSNFFRTLFSVSVFLVTLAAFEHLLFSCLAAVAAQAAGIALFNLDVIHALPSVDWNKGERKTGRLFKSTLFLFISAFLDFYVFSAAKYAIDARMNDAASGYFNLIFMPTSVIYMVANFVIRPFLTRLTNLWTGKDYDCFKKELRNIGAIILGLTVLAVGAAAVLGKWVLSVMEMILGRGYEGRLVSYYGAFIIIVLGGGFYALANLMYYALVIMRRQKAIFAVYLAAAAAAAVLSGFLVSKFGINGAAGCYLLLMMGLVTGFGLHTAGACQSEKKENTGNGGSNT
- a CDS encoding glycosyltransferase family 2 protein; amino-acid sequence: MEEVTRNTEITDGRERKRVLRVDVIIPTYKPGKKFSRLLKMLSMQTYPIGKIIVMNTEKAYWNEKGFEGIGNLEVHHLSKEEFDHGATRNRGARYSRADIMVFMTDDAVPADERLIEHLTAAFDKRGPGGESVIMAYARQLPDKDCAMAERFTRSFNYPEDSCIKTKEDLGRMGIKTFFASNVCCAYDREKFWFQGGFIHKTIFNEDMIFAGKAVLQDDYAVAYVAEARVIHSHNYGCAAQFHRNFDLAVSQADHPEVFGGIRPEGEGIRLVRQTARYLVTHRRPWLVPGLIVKSGFKYAGYRLGRCYRFLPVKLAAACSMNKEYWK